CAATCATTTTCTATAGCAAGCAGTGGAAATTTACTCTCCAACGTTGCCGATTTGGAAGAATTTCTCATGCAGAAGCTTTTTTACGGTTAGTTTGCAGATAGCGGTAAATACTCTTGCGACTGATGATATATCTGGGATGTTTTTTCTGAGCTCCCATTTTCATCAGACCATGCTCTCCGTATTTTCCATTAAGGGCGAAAGTCTGCCAGATCAAAAGACCACTGCTGGTACCACCTGTGGCCAAGCACAAATAAGTATTGACACCAGCCATATACATGATCATAATGCAAACCAGTAATCCTAACAAACCACCCGCGAAAATAAACAGGTATTGTGCCTTCAATCCTTTGAATTCGACAGTCCGTCCTATTCCTTTATTAATATGATACGTATTCATCATCGAAGATTTTTAAAGGAAGAATGAACGCAGGATGGTAGCAGCTACAATCAGGAATATACATGCACCAAACCAGCTGGCAGCCGTTTTACTGGTGTCGGGATCTCCACTGCTGAACTTATTGTAAACCTTGACGCCTCCAATCAATCCGACTACCGCACCAATAGCATAAATTAATTGGGTAGCCGGTTCAAAATAAGAGGTGACCATCTGTGTGGCCTCATTGATTCCGGCACTGCCATTACCTTGTGCAAATACCCCTGTACTTAGGAAAAGTGCCAAACTTGCATACAGCAGTTTTTTTCTCTGTTTTTCCATTTTTAAATATTTAAATTGGTTAATGAAACCCTGCTCCCTGCAGGATTCAGGAGCAAATGTGCTGTGGAAAAACCGGCTAATTTTCAAGTGTCTGCAATAGGTATGATTTGGCTTTGGATGACTTAGATGCATTTTTTTTTGTATTTTAGTGAAAACATATAACCGGAAAATTTTAAACTATGACAAAAGAACAAGGTATCCAACAAGTATTTGGAGGTGGTGGTCATGTGGTAATACTTGGCGCAGGAGCCAGCATTGCATTGACGATGAGAAATGCAGAACTCAATGGTAAAAGGCTTCCTTCAATGGATAATTTTATTGAAGTTTTAGATTTGCAAGATTTAGTACAAAAAGTTCCTGAAGAGCTACGAGACAGTAACTTTGAGAAATTATACGGCAATCTCCACACACATAATCCAAATTCAGAAATCCTAACCGAAATCGAAGCAAGAATTCAATACTACTTTGGAGATATGCATCTTCCAGAAGAGCCAACTATTTATGATTATATGATTGTAGCTCTGAGATCTAAGGATTTAATTGCTACATTTAACTGGGACCCATTCCTATACCAAGCATTCACGAGAAATAGACAATTTACGGAAGACAGACCTCATGTCTCTTTTTTACATGGCAATGTTGCTATTGGATATAGTAATGAAGATAAAAAAGCAGGGCCGGCAGGATATCAGATTAGACCGGATGATGGACTACTGGAACCAACAAAGCTATTGTATCCTGTGGAACAAAAAAATTATACCGATGACGAATTTATTAATACTGAATGGGAGCGTGTTAAATATTGGATGAGTAAAGAAAGTGGTTCTATTCGAGCAACTATTTTTGGTTATGGAGCTCCTATATCTGATGTAGAAGCTGTTTCATTATTAAATGGCGCTTGGGGAACGCCAGAAGAGAGAGCTATGGAGCAATTTGAAGTTATTGATATTACACCTGAAGACATTCTAAGAAAAAGATGGGATGGTTTTATTCATACCTCTCACTATGATATAACCAATAATTATTTTGGTTCATCTTTAGCATTTAATCCGAGAAGAACTAGCGAAAGTTATTTCAGCCATTATCAACCGCTTACCCCTGGTGAAGCTTTCAGACAAAATAATCCCGTTCCACAAACTTTCAAAACCTTAAAAGAACTATGGGAATGGCACCAACCTCTTTTAGACGCTGAGCACGAAGCAGAAAATAATAACCAAAATAGTAAGTAATGATAAATTTTGAAGTATCTAAGCTTCGAGATCAATTAAACCGCTCTAAGCTAGAATATCCTAATATTGACTTCTCTATAGATGGTCAATTCTATTATGACGAAACAAATAACATTAGAAAGTTTTATTTAAAAGAAAGTGGTTTTAATTATGATTTTATACCTAATTTTATTCTAGGTGGTATAATGCATGAAGGTGACACCCCTGATGTAAAAGAGTTATTTTCTAGTTTTAGCTTAAAGAACAGAGCAAAGGAAGTAAAGTTCAAACAGATAGCAAATGGTAATTTTACAGATTGTTTAAAATCAAAAAATTTGAGCTTATTTTTTAAATTTATACTTAACAGTAAATTGTTTGTACATTACTCTAGTTTAAATTTTTTATACTGGTCAATTGCAGATATTGTAGATTCTGCAGTGAGAAATGCCCCAGACTTATTCAAACGGAATAAAGAATTAGTATTTACGTTGAAAAATGATCTCTATCAAATAGTAAAGCAAGAAACTGAATCCTTTAGAAAGCTATTTTTCAATTATGGATATCCCAATATAAAAAAGCATGAACTTAATGATTTTATAAACGATTTCATCCAACTTTTAGAATCTTATGAGGGAAAAATAGAATATCATGGTAGTATTCAATCACTCATTATTTTACTAGAATCATCAATCCAAAAGGAATTGGTCTTTATTATGAATAATAAAGATAATATATTAATTGACAGCTTATCTAACTTCTACTTAAAACCTATTTACACTTTCCTTAACTCAAATCATATTTTTGATAATGAAGAAGAAATTAAGAAGACAATTAGTAAATTCAACATTACGAGTGATGGAGAACCTGTTAAGAATTATAGTTTCGTAGACTCTAAAGATAATACCTTGGTCCAGCTTTCTGACATTTTTGTAGGGATTGTAGGAAAGTTTATGGGTTATAGAAATAGTCATTCAATAGAAGAAATCTTTAGTGATATAGATAAATTTTCAGATATACAAAGAGAAAATTTGTTTGATTTTTTTAAACTAATTATACGCTCCCATGTAAAAAACCAAGGATTAATTTTGAATAATGATAGTCTAGAAGAAATAGCAAAATTTGATCAGATCCTTTCCTATTTACAACCGTACAATATTAAATATATTTTGAAAAAAAGGGGAACTTGTTAAACAAATTCCCCTATATCAAAACCATCGAACCCTTTATGAGGATCAGAAGAGATTGGTGTCCCATCATTCTGATAATTTTTACTCAATAAATTATCTACTCTTCTTGATGCCTCCCCTAATGATTTTTCTAAAAGATTGAAAAGCTCGGTTCCTTGAATTTTTTGAATAATATAGGCTGCTTCATTTTCAATATCAGGATCCAATACATCATGCTGGAAAAACTGACTAGCAGCATTCAATTCTTGAAAGGTAACCCCTGTGGCAAAACCGCTTTCAACCTCTATTTCCATCTCATCGAGCCAATCTTCTTCCTCTTCTTCCCACGCTTCACTTCTGACCAATATTTCATCCAAATTTTTCTTCCGATTGTTATTGTCTAATCCTTGGCTGTTGGTTTCTGGTTCAAAAATAGGTACCCCCATTTTATTATTTTCACTCTGGCGTTGATCAGCATATAATGGCACTGATTGTCTCTCTTCTTTTTTTGTATCTCCAATAATAGAAGGCAAATTAAGCTGAGTATGCTTTTTTTCTTCCTTATCTTTTCTCCGTGATAACTTCTTTTGCAGGAGAATGATAACTATAATAATTAATAAACTTATGATGACAAGTTGTTCCATAACTATTCATATTAAAAAATGGGACGGTATTTACTATTGAAATCATCTGTAATTTCTTTTTCAAACATTTCGAAATGATAGGCCAAAATATTATCCAAATACGCATATAAAGGGATCTGGTCATCGGCAATGATTTGGATAATGCGGGAAAGACGTTCATGATATTCAGGTCGGATATAGATACTTTTATCCCCACGTTTAGTCATCGTGTGATGGGTGAGAAATTGCTCAACGTATGTAATTTCACCATTTTTTTTGTTCTTTGTTTTTTGCCTTACAATCAGTTTTTCTTTTGGCTGTTCTGATTCAAAGATTGGTGATTCTTTCTTTGTATTACCAGCCATGATGGACATCAGATAGTGTTCATCTATACTATTATCTTCCGTCTTCTTTTTTTCATTTTCCATACTTTTATACCTTGATAATTTGTAAAAGTTCTTCCATAAATTGATCAAACCTGCATAAAGACATTAATTTGGGATCAGCTGGTAGTAGTGTAGAACGAAAAACTGTTCTAGCCAGCGCCTCACCCTCTTTACGAAATCTTTTGCTATCAGTAATGGTAGTTTCCATGAGCCGCAATCCCAATTCTTTAATCACTTGGCTATAATTATTGTATAAAACAGTCTTTTCTCTTCCATCAACCTGATTCCAAAATAGTTGAATACTTTTAATCTCTGTATATTTTTCTTTCATTAAAACATTGGTTAGAACATCTGTAAAACTTAAGGTACTTTCCAACACTAACCGATCTGCTGTAATGGGCGAAAATATATGATGGACACTGGCTAATGTTTTTAAAATACCGGCAGTATTCACTGTCCCTGGCAGATCTAAAAAAATAAAATCAGGAGCAGTATTCAACTCCTCTAAATATTGCTCAATATCTTCCAAGACTGTATCAGCTTTTGATTGAAAAATTGGATAGGCTTTTTTATTAATTGTTGTAAATTGCTGATGAGCCATTTTCTTTAATGCTTCATTTTTCATTACTGTTTCTAAATCCCGTTCACGCATTTGTATCAGACTGTACTGCGGAAAGTCGCAGTCGAAAATCGCAATGTTATAACCCAAGCGGTAATGAAGAATACTTGCTGTAAGTACTGTAAAAGTACTTTTTCCTACTCCTCCTTTTTGAGTGGAGAAAGCAATAATACATGGTCTTTTTTTTGTGTTCATATTTCCTGATTTTATGTTAAACTTCAATTAACTAATTGTTTAATGTTGTCCTAAAATGTAATGATTGGATGCCATCAGCATCACTGGCTGGTTACCTTGATCGACTGAAAACAACCTATCATTCTGTCTAGATTTAGGTCAATCAATCAATCAATCAATCAATCAATCAATCAATCAATCAATCCTGAAAGAAAGCTGTATTTCCAGCCCTATATAAGTTATGACGGGTTTCCTGCTTGCTATTTTGATTTCAGGCCTGCAGGCTTTCAGGAAACTAGGCAAGACATTTTGATAGCAGTCCGGATAACTTCCCTGTACAAATAACAAATATAAAATTGTCGCTAAAAGGTGGTATTCTTTCTTTGGCGTGAAATGTCATTGTTTGGCCTTATGACATACAAAGTATTTATTATCAATTGATTGTTACTTTGTAAAAGAAGCCGATGTTGATTTAGAATTAAAGAGTCTTTACAATGCACTCCTTTGTAATACGAGATTTCAAGAGATCAAATTCACTATAATCTTAGGAGTTATCCTTTCACCCGAAAGGGGCAAGTTGTGTTTTGAGCATCTCGGAATGATTTCCGATGCTAAAAACAACTTGCCCTTGCAGGGGGCAGAAAAACAACCTCCGAAGTCGGTGTTTATATATTAAAGTAGAAGATTATGAATGATAAAAACAATGAACAGCAAAAAAAAGGAGGACGACATCCTAAAGTTGATCCTGCCAAGATTAGATATACCATTTCTTTGAATGAAGCAGAGCACTCCCGATTTCTTGAACTTTTTGATCAGTCAGGAATGAAGGTTAAAGCTCATTTTATAACGGCCTGTATATTTGACAAACCCATAAAAATTATAAAAATTGATAAGGGAAGTTTGGATTTTTATATGCGGTTGACCTCTTTTCATAGCCAGTTTCGTAATGCAGGAGTCAATTACAATCAGATTGTGAAGATTCTTTACACTCATTTTTCTGAAAAAAAAGCAGCATCTTTTCTGTATAAGTTGGAAAAGCAAACGGTAGAAATGATTGAAATTTTTAAAAATGTCATTAAGATTACCGAAGAATTTCATCAAAAAAATCTACAAAATAATAAGGTAGAATGATCGCAAAAATTGGTAGAAACAACAATCTTTTTGGAGTTTTGTCATACAATAATACCAAGATACAGCAGGAGAAAGGAGAAATTCTTTTGACCAACAAGATGATAGAAACCCTGAATGGTCAATATTCTGTGCCACAGTTGATGAAATCATTTGAACCTTATTTGATCGCTAATCAAAAAACTGAAAAGCATACACTGCATATTTCTCTTAATCCTGATCCAGGAGACAATGTTTCTGATCAAAAATACAAAGAAATGGCTGAGCAGTATATGCGTGAGATGGGCTATGGAGAGCAGCCTTTTGTAGTGTTCAAACACACTGATATCGACCGCTCGCATATCCATATTGTTTCGGTATGTGTAGATGAAAATGGTAAAAAGATTTCTGATCAATTCGAAAAAATGAGGTCTATGAAAATCTGTAGGAAATTAGAAAAAGCATTCGGACTTCAACTGGCAACTGAAAAACCAAGTCAGCAAAATCAGAAAATTTTTCGTGCCGTAGATTACAAAAAAGGTAATGTGAAAAGTCAGATTTCTTCAGTCACTCGCTATCTCCCCGAATATTATCAATTTCAAACATTGGGAGAATACAATGCATTACTTTCTCTCTATAATATTACTACCGAACAGATAGAAGGTGAATTGCATGGGAAATTGAAAAGGGGTTTATTATATTTTCCTTTATCTGATAATGGAAAAAAGACAGGACATGCGCTTAAAGCTTCTTTATTTGGGAAAACAGCCGGACTTGAAAGCTTACAATTACATTTTGAGAAATGTAAACTCAGTCTGAAAAATAATCCTGCACAAGAAAGTCTAAAATCTCTTATTCTTAAAACTTTTCAGTCCACAGATAATGAATCTGATTTTAAAAGACAATTAGC
This genomic interval from Chryseobacterium joostei contains the following:
- a CDS encoding DUF4133 domain-containing protein yields the protein MNTYHINKGIGRTVEFKGLKAQYLFIFAGGLLGLLVCIMIMYMAGVNTYLCLATGGTSSGLLIWQTFALNGKYGEHGLMKMGAQKKHPRYIISRKSIYRYLQTNRKKASA
- a CDS encoding DUF4134 domain-containing protein, whose translation is MEKQRKKLLYASLALFLSTGVFAQGNGSAGINEATQMVTSYFEPATQLIYAIGAVVGLIGGVKVYNKFSSGDPDTSKTAASWFGACIFLIVAATILRSFFL
- a CDS encoding DUF3800 domain-containing protein, whose amino-acid sequence is MINFEVSKLRDQLNRSKLEYPNIDFSIDGQFYYDETNNIRKFYLKESGFNYDFIPNFILGGIMHEGDTPDVKELFSSFSLKNRAKEVKFKQIANGNFTDCLKSKNLSLFFKFILNSKLFVHYSSLNFLYWSIADIVDSAVRNAPDLFKRNKELVFTLKNDLYQIVKQETESFRKLFFNYGYPNIKKHELNDFINDFIQLLESYEGKIEYHGSIQSLIILLESSIQKELVFIMNNKDNILIDSLSNFYLKPIYTFLNSNHIFDNEEEIKKTISKFNITSDGEPVKNYSFVDSKDNTLVQLSDIFVGIVGKFMGYRNSHSIEEIFSDIDKFSDIQRENLFDFFKLIIRSHVKNQGLILNNDSLEEIAKFDQILSYLQPYNIKYILKKRGTC
- a CDS encoding DUF3408 domain-containing protein codes for the protein MENEKKKTEDNSIDEHYLMSIMAGNTKKESPIFESEQPKEKLIVRQKTKNKKNGEITYVEQFLTHHTMTKRGDKSIYIRPEYHERLSRIIQIIADDQIPLYAYLDNILAYHFEMFEKEITDDFNSKYRPIF
- a CDS encoding ParA family protein yields the protein MNTKKRPCIIAFSTQKGGVGKSTFTVLTASILHYRLGYNIAIFDCDFPQYSLIQMRERDLETVMKNEALKKMAHQQFTTINKKAYPIFQSKADTVLEDIEQYLEELNTAPDFIFLDLPGTVNTAGILKTLASVHHIFSPITADRLVLESTLSFTDVLTNVLMKEKYTEIKSIQLFWNQVDGREKTVLYNNYSQVIKELGLRLMETTITDSKRFRKEGEALARTVFRSTLLPADPKLMSLCRFDQFMEELLQIIKV
- the mobA gene encoding conjugal transfer protein MobA yields the protein MNDKNNEQQKKGGRHPKVDPAKIRYTISLNEAEHSRFLELFDQSGMKVKAHFITACIFDKPIKIIKIDKGSLDFYMRLTSFHSQFRNAGVNYNQIVKILYTHFSEKKAASFLYKLEKQTVEMIEIFKNVIKITEEFHQKNLQNNKVE
- the mobB gene encoding conjugal transfer protein MobB — its product is MIAKIGRNNNLFGVLSYNNTKIQQEKGEILLTNKMIETLNGQYSVPQLMKSFEPYLIANQKTEKHTLHISLNPDPGDNVSDQKYKEMAEQYMREMGYGEQPFVVFKHTDIDRSHIHIVSVCVDENGKKISDQFEKMRSMKICRKLEKAFGLQLATEKPSQQNQKIFRAVDYKKGNVKSQISSVTRYLPEYYQFQTLGEYNALLSLYNITTEQIEGELHGKLKRGLLYFPLSDNGKKTGHALKASLFGKTAGLESLQLHFEKCKLSLKNNPAQESLKSLILKTFQSTDNESDFKRQLAQHHIDTIIRRNEKGRIYGVTFIDHHSKTVWNGSRLGKELSANSFNDCWNMIVKPEIKDPGVSSPKLSMSHPAGMTVKNPHHLFEFLTTSKQEDNWVEALEGLLPQLQGEDYEEQSFVNEMMKKRKRQRSQK